DNA from Cupriavidus necator N-1:
GCCGCAGTGGATGCAGCAGTACCTGGCCTACCCGGCCGTCAACGCCGGCCTGGTGACCGCGCCGCTGGGCATCTTCGCCGTGCTGATGGCCCCGGTGGTGGGCAAGATCCTGCCGAAGTCGGAGTTGCGCGTGCTCGCCACCCTCTCCTTCCTGGGATTCGCGGCGGTGTACTTCATGCGCTCGCACTACACCACGGGCGTGGATACCTACACGCTGGTGCTGCCTACCTTGCTGCAAGGCATTCCGACCGGGCTCTTCTTCGTGCCGCTGACGGCCATCATCCTGTCCGGCCAGCCGCCCGAGAAGGTTCCCGCCGCGGCAGGCCTGTCAAACTTCGTCCGCGTGTTCTGCGGTGCGGTGGGTACGTCGCTCGCGACCACCGGCTGGAACAACCGCGCCATCCTGCACCACGCGCAGTTGGCGGAACAGGCCAGCGTGCACAACCCGCTGTACGCCAGGACAATCGAATCGCTGCAAGCGACGATGGGATTCACGCAGGGCCAGGCCGCCGCCTACTTCGAACGCGGCCTGAACACGCAGGCCATCATGCTGGGCCTGAACGACATCTTCTGGATCTCGGGCGTGATCTTCGTCGCCATCGTGCCGCTGATCTGGCTCACGAAGCCCGCCAGGGGCGGCTCCGCGGCCACTGCAGCGGCTGCGCACTGAGTGAACAGACGACGCACGTCCCGCAGTCATGACAGGACGCCTGAATAAAGCGATAACCTTGAGTGGTCAGAGGACAATACCGTGCTCGGCCGTTGGCACGGGGATATCGCACTTCTCGCCAAGCATGTCCATGAGTTCGTTTTCGATCTTCCGGCAGATCTGTGCCATGGGCACATCATTGGCGTTTCCTTCGAACGGGTTCTCCGTGCTTTCGCCCACTTGCTCCAGCGCGAGATACATCCAGGAGATCATCGTGCTAAATGGAATGACCAGCCAGATCATGCTGCCATGCATGACGCCTGAAACGCTGGCATTGAGCTTTTCGAATTCCGTAAGAATGCCAAAAGGCAGTAGCAGACAAAAAGTACGGACAAAGAGCTTGTTGACGACCGCATATTGCCTGGGATACGGATAGTCCTTGATACGCTCCGCCCGTCCTTGCTGCGCGAACAAGCCTTTGATCGATCCTACCAACTCCAGATAGAAGGCATTGCCGATCTCGCCAGCGTCAAGGAGCCGCCTGATCGTCGCCGACTGCGTTCCCAGCAACCGGCTTGTCTTGCTCTCGGCGTGCGCAAGCGAGTCGAGTTCGGCCTGTGGCAGATACCGCGCAAGCGCCTCGTGCAATGGAGTCTCCCACTCTGGAACCCGGTAGTACTTCCGGTACTCCACGTTGGATGCCTTGCCCGCGCTTTCCCAGATCCTTGGGGTTCTCAGTTGATAGCGGAGCGCCGTCAGCCACGCGCAATGCCGGAGAATCAGATCCCGCCCGGCCGCCTGCCCTGCCAGAAAGTCCCGGCTCATCACACCCAGACACCGGCTGCCATTCAGGATCTCAGTCCAGATCTGCTGTGCCTCCAGGGCCCTGCTGTAGGTCTGCACGTTCCGGAAACCCACGATGAATGAAGTGGCCGTGCCCAGCAGCACCACAACCGAGACCGGGACCGACAGCCATTTCAGCCCGAAGAACTGATAAAGGACTACGGGCAGCGAACCGCACGCTAGCGAGGCATAAAGTTGCCGTCTCGACCAGAACGAGAACTCGGATATTGTGTACGATTTTCCCAGGTGCATGGTGCGCATCTCGCGGCGGTGGGGCAGGTCGCGGGTCCGAGGTCCGAACTGCGGCAGGCAGCACGGCCAACCGCCCTCACCACCGACCAGATCGCTGCCCGGGACCTGGTTTTGTCATGGTGATATTGCCAAGAAACCGACGTAGTATCAATTTCCGTCCCACAACCCTTCACACCACCCTGGAAAACAGCGGCACGGCAAGAGCAAGCGGTAGCGCCGCTCTTGCCGTGCCGGACAGTGCGCACCGGCATTGCCGGTGCCTGAATGGAGGTCGACTACTTCACCGGCGTCAGGATCGGCGCGCCCTTGTTCTTGATCAGGAACACGACAAACTTTGCTGGCTGCGTCTTGCTGGCATTGCGTCCGACGGTGTGGATATCGTTGGGACCTTCGTGGAAGGTATCGCCCGCTTTGAGCGTTACCTCTTTTCCGCCCTTGAGGCCCATGACGATGCTGCCCTCGAGCACGTAGACGAAGGCGTGGGCGTCATGGCGATGCACGGGATCGGCGCTGCCCGGCGGATACTCCACGATGATCATCTCGGCTTCCTTCCCCGGATATTCGGGCAACGCTTCCTTGGCCAGGGGCGTGACACTCGCCTCCGGCGCGGCGGCGGCCGGCTGTGCAACCGTCAGGCACGACAGCACAAGTGCTGCCGCAACGGAAGTGACCGTCTTCATGGCATCACTCCAGGTTGGCCTTGTCGAGCCCGAACGCCTTGTCCGACGAACCAGGCACCATGCGGAAAGCCACGTTCAGGCGGTTCCAGGTATTGATTGCCCCCACCAGGAAGGTGAGGTCAGACAGTTCCTTCTCGCTGTACTGGGTGCGCACGCGCTCATAGATATCGTCGGGCACGCCTTCGGCGGGAAGCCTGGTCAGCACCTCGGTCCAGGCCAGCGCGGCGCGTTCGCGCGGCGAGAACAGCGTCGACTCGCGCCAGATCGCCACATGATGCAGGCGCAATTCGCGCTCGCCGTGGATCTTCGCCATCTTGATATGCATGTCGACGCAGAACGCGCAGCCATTGAGCTGCGATGCGCGAATCTCGACGAGCTCGCGAATGGGCTCTTCGATCGTGGTCTTCTGGAACAGCGCGCCGAACTCCATGAGCTTCTTGGACAGTTCCGGGGATTGCTGGAAGTAATTCGTACGTTGGGTCATGTTTGCTCCTGGTGATCTGCTCAATGTGGTACTGACGAAAGCGCTGCTGCTTACGTGGGCATGCGCCCTGCGGACTATCGTTGCTGCGATTGACGCAGCCATTCCTCTAAGCCGATGCGCCCGAGGCGCGCCTCGCCCAACGGCACGAGCGAATGTTCCTCGACCCGGCCGCCGAAGTAGCGGGCCTCGGGGTCGCGCACGACTTCACGCGGGTCGCCAACCGCCTTGAGATAGCGGGCGACGATCTCGTTGAACGGGGCTCGTTCCGGGCCGGCGATCTCGACGATGCCGTTTCGCGGTGGCGCGAGCGCTACATCGGCAACGATTGCGGCAACGTCGTCCGCCGCAATCGGCTGGAACAGCCCACGCGAAAGGTGGACGACATTTCCTTGCGCACTGGAATCGGCGATGCCGCCGATGAATTCCATGAACTGGGTCGAGCGGATGATGGTGTAGGGGATGCCGGAGGCCTCAATAAGTTTTTCTTGCGCGACCTTGGCACGGAAATAGCCGTTTTCGGGCGTCCGGTCGGTGCCGACGATGGACAGCGCGACATGGTGCTGAACGCCCGCTTTGGTCTCCGCCGCATGAAGGTTGCGGCCGGAGGTCTCGAAGAACTCCAGCACCGCCTTGTCTTCAAACGACGGGGAATTGGCAAGGTCGATCACCACCTGAGTGCCGGCGAGGGCCTCCTGGAGCCCCTCGCCAGTGATGCTGTTGACACCGCTCTTGGGCGAGGCGGCCACGACCTCGTGGCCGCCCTGGCGCAGAATGGCAACGGTCTTCGAGCCGATCAGGCCGGTCCCGCCAATGATGACAATCTTCATGATGCTTCTCCGTGCTGAGGAAGGTGGAACGATTCCATGTTAGGGAACGCGGCATCCCCGCGCCAGATCGACTCGGAGCGCTGGCTCGTGGGATAGTCACGGCGCGGGCTGCAATCGAGCAGCAGCAGGCTGAGGGGCTTCATTGCAACTCCATGCAGAAGTGGAGGCCCTTGGCGAGCAGGCCGGAACGGAAATAGAAGCGCTGGGCCAGCGCGTTCGCGAGTGCGGTATCCAGGACAAGTCGCTGGCAGCCTTCTGTGCGTCCAAGCTCGCAAAGCGCCCGCAGCAGACGCTCGCCGTGACCCTGCCCCCGGCCTTCGGCATCGGTGATCAGGTCATCGACGTACAGAAAGCGCCCGTGGATCAGGTTGTCAAGACGCCGATATCCGGCCAGCGCAACA
Protein-coding regions in this window:
- a CDS encoding bestrophin family protein, coding for MHLGKSYTISEFSFWSRRQLYASLACGSLPVVLYQFFGLKWLSVPVSVVVLLGTATSFIVGFRNVQTYSRALEAQQIWTEILNGSRCLGVMSRDFLAGQAAGRDLILRHCAWLTALRYQLRTPRIWESAGKASNVEYRKYYRVPEWETPLHEALARYLPQAELDSLAHAESKTSRLLGTQSATIRRLLDAGEIGNAFYLELVGSIKGLFAQQGRAERIKDYPYPRQYAVVNKLFVRTFCLLLPFGILTEFEKLNASVSGVMHGSMIWLVIPFSTMISWMYLALEQVGESTENPFEGNANDVPMAQICRKIENELMDMLGEKCDIPVPTAEHGIVL
- a CDS encoding cupin domain-containing protein, translating into MKTVTSVAAALVLSCLTVAQPAAAAPEASVTPLAKEALPEYPGKEAEMIIVEYPPGSADPVHRHDAHAFVYVLEGSIVMGLKGGKEVTLKAGDTFHEGPNDIHTVGRNASKTQPAKFVVFLIKNKGAPILTPVK
- a CDS encoding carboxymuconolactone decarboxylase family protein encodes the protein MTQRTNYFQQSPELSKKLMEFGALFQKTTIEEPIRELVEIRASQLNGCAFCVDMHIKMAKIHGERELRLHHVAIWRESTLFSPRERAALAWTEVLTRLPAEGVPDDIYERVRTQYSEKELSDLTFLVGAINTWNRLNVAFRMVPGSSDKAFGLDKANLE
- a CDS encoding SDR family oxidoreductase — protein: MKIVIIGGTGLIGSKTVAILRQGGHEVVAASPKSGVNSITGEGLQEALAGTQVVIDLANSPSFEDKAVLEFFETSGRNLHAAETKAGVQHHVALSIVGTDRTPENGYFRAKVAQEKLIEASGIPYTIIRSTQFMEFIGGIADSSAQGNVVHLSRGLFQPIAADDVAAIVADVALAPPRNGIVEIAGPERAPFNEIVARYLKAVGDPREVVRDPEARYFGGRVEEHSLVPLGEARLGRIGLEEWLRQSQQR
- a CDS encoding GNAT family N-acetyltransferase, whose protein sequence is MTKNLTLRHAETEAEIHACFPIMRQLRPKLQMPEDFLDTFMLQSGQGYRLLALWDDGKAVALAGYRRLDNLIHGRFLYVDDLITDAEGRGQGHGERLLRALCELGRTEGCQRLVLDTALANALAQRFYFRSGLLAKGLHFCMELQ